The DNA window TTCAGTTAAAGTTCCTGATCCTAAATTTAGCTCGCAGACTAAAGACAAGCTAGTATCTAGTGAAGTCAAAACTGCCGTTGAACAAAGCATGGGTTCAAACTTCAATGATTTCTTGTTAGAAAACCCGTCAGTCGCTAAAGACGTTGTCGGTAAAATTGTTGACGCAGCGCGTGCTCGTGAAGCGGCGCGTAAAGCGCGTGAGATGACTCGTCGTAAAGGCGCGTTAGATCTCGGTGGTTTACCTGGTAAGCTAGCCGATTGTCAGGAAAAAGATCCTGCACTTTCTGAACTATATATCGTGGAAGGGGACTCTGCTGGCGGTAGTGCTAAGCAGGGTCGTAACCGTAAAAATCAGGCTATTTTACCGCTTAAAGGTAAAATTCTTAACGTTGAAAAAGCCCGTTTTGATAAGATGTTATCTTCACAGGAAGTCGCCACGTTAATTACTGCACTCGGTTGTGGTATTGGTCGTGAAGAATATTTCCCTGAAAAAATTCGTTATCACAAAATCATTATCATGACCGATGCCGATGTCGATGGCTCGCATATCCGAACCTTGTTGTTAACGTTCTTCTATCGTCAAATGAATGAATTGGTTGAAAACGGTTATATCTATATCGCGCAGCCACCTTTGTATAAAGTTAAAAAAGGCAAGCAAGAGCGCTATATTAAGGACGATGAAGTTCTAACTGAATATCTAACGACTATCGCACTTGATAATGCTTCATTGCATGTTAATGCTCAAGCTCCTGGCATTGCTGGCACTGCACTCGAAAGCCTAGTTAAAGAGTTCCGTAGCGTTGAAGTGGCAATCAGTCGTCTTAAGTTACGTTACCCAACGAGTGTATTAACTCAGCTTATCTATACGCCGGAACTAACGGTTGATGCTTTGTCTAGCCGTGAGATGGTTACTAACTGGTTAGAGACTTTGGTTAATGTCTTAAATGAGCAAGACAGTTCTGGTACTTTCTTTAATGGCCAAGTCATTAGCGATGAAGAGCATAATCGTTTCACGCCACAACTGACCATTAGAATGCACGGTGTTGATACCGATTACCATTTTGAACCAACCTTCTTTGCTTCTGGTGATTACCGCAAAATTGTTGAGTTAGGCAAGGACATTCACGGTCTATTGGAAGAGGATGCCTTTATTCAACGTGGCGAGCGTAAAAAGAACATCGAGTCTTTTGCTGAGGCCGTTGAATGGCTAATGCATGAGTCCAAGCGTGGTCTTTATATTCAACGCTACAAAGGGTTGGGCGAGATGAATCCAGATCAATTGTGGGAAACTACGATGGATCCTGAGAACCGCCGCATGTTACAAGTGACAGTTGAAGATGCTATTGCTGCTGATCAATTGTTTACGACCTTAATGGGCGACCAAGTTGAGCCGCGTCGTAAATTTATCGAAGATAATGCGCTTAACGTGGTTAATCTAGATGTCTAAATAAGTTTAATCGTGATGTTAAAAGGAGCCTACTGGCTCCTTTTTTTATGGCGGTAATATGGTGTAATTAGATTATATAGCTCAATTAGTGATAACCTAAATTATCAGTATAAAAAGGAGTTAATATGAGTTGGTTTAAGGATTTAATGAACCGAGGTAAGTCAGCCTCCGATACGGCTAAGCTAGAGCAAAGTAAGCCATTTCAAGCGGCACCACAGAGTCAAAAAGAACGATCAAGCAAGGTCAGTGTTGATTTGATTAACTCTGAGCATTTATTTTATGATTTGCTCTTTGGCAAAGAAGCAGAGAGTCTAGAAATTGAAAATAACCTAGAGACAAAAATTGTCGAAGCGGTCGGTGATCTGTTGATCAACCCTGACAGTATGACATTAGAACCTTTCCCCAAAGCCTTGAAAGATGCCTTACAAAAAATTGATAGCGGGGCACCTATTGACCAGGTCGAGTTAAGTTTACAACAAGATCCTATCATGGCTACTCAAGTCGTAAAACTAGCAAATAGCGCTGCTTTTAGGCGAACCGACCAAGAGGTTAATAGCCTAAAAATGGCGATTAATTTTATTGGTCTCGACTCGCTTAAGCAGGTGGTTACAGCGGCCTCGCTTGGTGGGTTGATGAAAGTGAGTCCTATTTATTTTAAGCTATTTGGTGAGAAAGTTTGGCAGCACTCTATTACCACCGCTAAATATTGCGAAGAGGCGGCTAAGGATCAAGGCTTAGATCCTTATGCTGCATTCTTTGTTGGTTTAATTCATGATATTGGAAAAATAGCGGTGTTTAAGGCGCTAGTTGAAGCGATGCAGCAATCGATGCCTGGGATACAACCTGGCTCAATTCATTTTAGGAAAATGATGAGTTCTATGTCTAAACAGTTGACGGTTAATATTGTTAAGCAATGGAACTTGCCACAAGCGATAGTGTTGCCACTGCAACAACATATGGCTTATAAGGCGATGGCCGAACCTTGCGCGTTAACTAAAATATTAGTTCAATCGAAGTTGTTAAGTGAAGTGTCTTTACTGCTTGAGGCAAAATTAATTAATGAATTAGACGCTGAATTAATTTTAATCAAAAATAATATCAAGCCGGAGCTATTAATATTGACTAACCAGGCTTAAGTTTTTGTTGTTGGATATAAAACGCCGCAATAATGCGGCGTTTTTATGAGTAAATATTTAGCCAATCAACTTAACTTTGCAATAGCGAGATGTCTGCGACATTAAGGAATTGATTTCTTAAGTTGTTGAGCAGCGCCAAACGGTTAAGTTTAATAGCTTGGTCATCGCACATTACCATCACGTTATCGAAAAATAGATCGACCGGTTCTTTTAGCTGTGCCAGCTGAGTCAATGCTTGGTCGTAATCGCTAGCCGCAAAAACCGGAATTAAAGTTTCAGTTAACGAAGCAACAACTTTAGCCAATTCAATTTCAGCCGGTTCAGATAATAAACTAACGTCGACGATTTCAGCGATAGTATCTGTCGTTTTAGCGAGGATGTTACCAACGCGTTTGTTGGCTGCTGCAAGCGGTTTAGAAGCCTCTAATGCTCTAAATGCTGTCACTGCCTCAATGCGTTTGTTGAAATCACTCGGGCGGGTTGGGCGGCGTGCCATAACCGCTTTCACGATATCGGTAGAGATGTTTTGATCTTGGTACCAGGCGTTAAATCGACCTAACATAAAATCAACGACTGACTTTTCAACTTCATGGCTTAACTTATCACCGTAAAGGTCAGCAGCTGCTTTAACCAGATCTACTAAATCTAAATCAAGGTCTTTTTCAACCATAATGCGCAATGCGCCAATTGCTGCGCGACGAAGCGCAAACGGGTCTTTGTCGCCTTTAGGGATTTGGCCAATACCAAAGATGCCGACCAAGGTATCAAACTTGTCAGCTAAGGCTACCGAGCAGCTGACTAGTGAGTCAGGCAACCGATCACCCGAAAAACGTGGCATATACTGTTCATTCAACGCGAGAGCTACCTGCTCTGACTCGCCATCAAAACGGGCGTAATACATGCCCATCACACCCTGAACATCTGGGAATTCCAATACCATATCGGTCATCAAATCGGTCTTACATAGCAAGCCAGCTCGTTCAGCGTCGACAGCATTGGTACCAATTTGGGTCGCGATGATTTTTGCTAAGGCAGAAATCCTACGTGACTTTTCAGCCAGTGTACCTAACTGCTTTTGGAATAAAATATTATCTAAGCTACCAATTCGACTTTCTAAAGTGACTTTTTGATCTTGCTTGAAGAAGAATTCAGCATCGGCAAGGCGAGGGCGTACTACCTTTTCATTGCCCTTAATAACTTGTTCTGGTTCTTTGCTGTCAATATTTGAAACAAAGATAAAGCGCGCCATTAATTTCCCATTATTATCTAATAATGGGAAATATTTTTGGTTGTCTTTCATGGTGTAAATTAGTGCTTCGGCAGGAACATCGAGAAACTTTTCTTCAAAACTGCCAACGTAAGTAATCGGCCACTCAACAATAGAGCTTACTTCGTCCAGCAAATCTTCGTCGATATCTGCTACGCCATTCTCAGCTTTTGCAGCAGCAATTACTTGCTCTTTTACTAGCGCTTTTCGCTCTTCGTAATCGGCTATAACATAGCCTTTTTCGCGTAATAATTTAGCATAGTTATCTGCATGATCTAACACTAACTCTTGGTCACAATGAAAACGGTGTCCGCGAATAATACGTGCCGACTTACAACCTAATATGGTGGCATCAACTAATTGATCACCAAATAAAATGGTTAGAGTCTTGGTTGGGCGAATAAATTGCATGGTATTGCTGCCCCAACGCATTGGTTTAGCGATTGGTAACTTTGCTAAGGCTTGCTCAACCATTGCAGGAATAAGCTCAATAGTGGCTTGTCCTTTAACTTGTGCTTTAAACAGTAACCACTCGCCTTTATCTGTCTTTATGCGTTCAGCCTGTTCTACAGTAATACCGTTTGAACGTGCCCAACCTTGTGCTGCTTTGGTGGCATTGCCGTCACTATCAAATGCTGATGAAATCGCTGGCCCGCGTTTTTCAACCACTTTGTCAGACTGACCACTAGACAATTGCTTAACAGACACTGCTAAACGACGAGGTGATGCTAAAAAGCTAACCGAGTCAAAAGCAATATCTGCTTTTATTAATAGTTGTTCGATATTGTCACTGAAGGCTTGCGCCAGTGTCCGTAATGATTTCGGTGGCAGCTCTTCAGTACCTAATTCAATAATTAAATTTTGAGCAGTCATATTATTTTTCTCCACCGCTATTTTCATTGCTTTTATTTTTACATAACGGGAAGCCTAGTGCTTCTCGTGCCGCATAATAAGATAAAGCAACGGCTTTAGACAAAGCGCGTACGCGTAAGATATAGCGCTGACGCTCGGTCACTGAGATAGCATGACGAGCATCTAACAAGTTAAAGGCATGAGATGCCTTCATGACTTGCTCGTAAGCGGGTAATGGTAGGCCGGCTTCGACTAGCTTTTTGCTGTCTTTTTCACATTGGTCAAATAATGTGAATAAAGATTCAACATCAGCATGTTCAAAATTGTAAGTCGACTGTTCAACTTCATTTTGATGAAACACATCACCGTAGGTTATTTTACCTAATGGGCCATCGGTCCAAACAAGATCGTAGATGCTATCAACGCCTTGAATATACATCGCTAAGCGTTCTAGGCCGTAAGTGATTTCACCAGTAACGGGTGAGCATTCTAATCCGCCTACTTGTTGGAAATAGGTAAATTGAGATATCTCCATACCATTAAGCCAGATTTCCCAACCTAAACCCCAGGCGCCAAGTGTTGGTGATTCCCAATTGTCTTCAACGAAACGGATATCGTGAACTAAAGGGTCAACCCCAAGCTCTTTGAGAGACTCTAAATACAGTTCCTGAATGTTATCTGGATTTGGCTTAAGCACGACCTGAAATTGATAATATTGCTGCAGACGGTTAGGGTTTTCACCATAACGACCATCGGTAGGACGACGACATGGTTGTACATAAGCACTGCTCATTGGCTCAGGGCCAAGTGAACGTAAGAAAGTTTGTGGATGGAAGGTGCCTGCACCAACCTCCATATCTAAAGGCTGAACAATAACGCAGCCCTGTCTTGACCAATAGTCTTGCAGCGCAAGGATTAGTCCTTGGAATGTCTTTGTGTCGTAATTAGGCATAATATCAGTAACAACTCTAGCCGGTGATTAAAAAAAAGACGTTAATTATAGCATTGTCCATAGGTTTGAGAGTAGCGTAATTTACCAACATTGCGATATACTCGCAGAGAACAAGTCTAACGTCATAAATCTGATATTTAGTATCAGCTATCCATTTTTTGTTCAAATGCCCACCTAGTCATTTCGAACTTTGCATTGGCCTATTTTGTCAAACAAAGCTTGGTATCACGCTAATTAATTCTTGATGTTCCACGTGGAACATTCAACAATTATTACTTAGTTATATTTTTATATCGCATTATTATTATTGAATTTCTTTATTAGATTTAAGTCAAATTGGCTTACTTCTCAGAGGTTATTACTGTAATCTGAACTATAATATAGGGATATATTAGAGGAAAGTTTGCTAAGGATGGCGGTGCTTTTATTAGTCCATAGAGTTTAGCAATACTTTTAATTTACCAACTCGATTGCAAGTCGTGATGTTATTAACTAAAAGGAAAAGCATAAATAATGCGAAATATAAAAGCCAAAGATAGGATGCTTCCTTGCCTGCGCTATAAATTATCTCCAGTTCTTGTCGCAATACTTACTGCTACTATCTCTGCTAATAGCTTTTCAGCGCAACCCGTAACTTTAAAAAAGCAAGTAAGCGTTAATGAAAACAAAGCGCAAGCGCAAGGGCTAGAATTACAGCGCCAAAGACAGTTAATTGAAACGCAAGGAAAAGCGATTGAGCAACTGAAAAGTCAACTTGATGCTTTAAGTAATACCAGAACAATCAGTAAATCAAAAGCAAAAGTAAAACCGAAAAATACTCAAAGTAAAAAAGCTCAAAGTAAAACCTCCAAGATTAAACCCGTTGGCAAAGCGCCGGCAAAAAAATCGCCATCAGAAAATGTGCCAGATCTATCAACTGTAAATAATAAAGTAGGTGGAGTACTTACCGCCGCCGGCAGCTTTATTTTAGAGCCTTCATTTGGCTATTCATATACCGATAATAATAGAGTATTTCTCGATGGTTATACTTTTATTCCGTCCTTGGTTGTCGGGATTATTGATTTAAGAGAGGTGCACCGCCATAGTTTTGTTAGCAGTCTTGCTGCAAGGTATGGCATTTCAGATCGTTGGGAAGTTGAAATGAAACTACCGTATATTGCGCGTAATGACACTCAACGTTCGCGACCTGTCAGCATTGATAGTAGTCAAGATGAAATATTTAATGCCAGTGGTAAAGGGATCGGAGACTTAGAGTTATCAACCCGTTTTCAAATAAATTCTGGTCAAGGTGGTGGTGTGATTTATGTTGCAAATCTTGCGGCAACTATCCCAACCGGCATTAGCCCATATGATGTTGACTATGTTACCTCCGTGGCTGGTTCTAAGTTTCCTACTGAATTGCCGACGGGTTCAGGTTATGTCAGCATCTCACCGAGTATTAGTGCAATATACTCAACAGCTCCTGGCGTACTGTTTGGCAATATAAATTATGGCTACACCATGGCAACTGATGAAGACAGTGGAAAAATAGACTCCGGTGATAGCATGGGTTTTAGCTTTGGTTTGGGACTATCATTAAATCAGAGAACATCATTAAGTTTAAGCTATTCACAAAAGCACGTATTCAAATCTGAAATAGATGGTCAAACAGTCGATGGTAGTGACCTTGATATTGGTCAGTTTATTGTTGGTTATTCTTTCCGTTATTCGCCTAAAACTAATGTCAATTTATCGGTAGGAATAGGCACAACAGATGATGCGCCAGATGTTAGGTTAACACTGAGATTTCCAATGAAATTTTAATGTAAGTGCTGTAGTTGATTAGCAATAGATGAAACGCGTGCCGCTATGCATGCGTTTTTTTATGATCATATGTACGATAAAGTTAATTGGGCATTAATTACCTTCGGTTTGCTTTATTTATTATGGAGCAGTTCATAAAAACATCATAGTTAGAATTTGCTAGGGTGGTATTTAACGCGTAGAGCACGTTGTAAAGCATACTGATGGATACCAATTACGAATCGACAACGCACAGTAAAGAGTGTTCTTTGATGGGAAAATATATTGAAAGTTTTGTGGTAGCAGATTGGTTAACGGTTTGTAGCTGTAAATGGGATATATGTGAAATTTAGTTGTGCAAGTTAGGCAAGACATACAGACTAAAATAGTCACTACTGCTTATATTATGGTTAACACTATTTAGATTTCTGATGTCGATATTGATGGTGTTAATAGCACTGATAATTTGATTATCAAGACTGTTTTGAATTATCGATGTCAGCGGAGAATTGGTCAGTTTAGAAGATAGGTTTAATTGACCACCTTGAACGAGTAACTGATTGACAGGAGATTGATAATTGTAACTGTATGTTTCAGTACCATTGGTAAGAATATACTTGTTAATGCTAATATCTACGATAATGCCATTGGGTAAAATGAAACCGCCACGACTAGCATCAAGCTCTGCTGAACTGACCGCTAGCCAGCTGTACCTTTCACTACTGTAATTTTTCTGGTAGAGAGTTGTAGAGTTGATTGCTTCAGCTTGACTGTAAAATGATATAACAAACGATAATAAAATTGTTATACCGATAGTTTTAAATCTGACAATGTTTGAGATGAAATTGCTCATAACTCCCAGTTTCCTTATTGTTTAAAAATCGATCCTAGGTGGTTGCAGCATATTAAATAATCCTAGACTAGATCTGTCGACGGCTTCGGCTAATGGTGCCTTTACTCTTAGTGCCCAGTCTGATTTGTCTCGATAATGGTTGGACGCAATTTCTTTTTTGTCTTGAATGACAAAAATAATTCTATTTCCCCACATTTCCTTAAATTCATTGAGCGCTATTACCTTAACCCCAGCGGCTGGATCACCAATCAAAACTTCATGGTTATTACTAGACTTTATTATTACAAAGTGAAGATAACCATTATTGTTAATGATTGTGATCGCCGGAACCTGAGCTTTTTCAAGTTGCTTCAGTGTTATATGAAAGCCATTAGATTTGTAACCCCGTTGTGATAAGTAGCGTTGCATATCTAATAATGAAAAACCCTTACTTTGGATTTTTAGTTGATCTCCGTGTTCATACATCTCACTAAATACACTATATTCACTGACCGTATCGTCATAATGAAAACTAAGTAAACTAGCTAGAGCTGCAGAGCCACAACTAAAATCGAATTGCTGTTTATAAACTGTTTTAAAGCGCTGCTCAGCGATACTTGATACCGCGATTGAAAAATTCCCACCACTGGCGATAGTATTAAGACTAACCATTCCAGCAATGCTTGGCTGACTTAGCAATGCACAAGCTGTCAATATCAAAAGTTTAATTTTCACAATTCACCTTATTATGTCCGTATTAATCTGTGCTAATCGTAATCGTTATTATGGTCGAGTCTTGGATAATTACATTATTACCGGTGTTTTGGATAATTGAAAATACCCCACTAGCCCCAGTAAATGAACTGTGGTCAATGATATTTAGACCCGTAACGCTGTTGGTCACTTGATTATTGGTTAATTCAGCATCTAAACTAGCATTACTATTAGCTAATATATCTATGCCACCACCTAGGCCACTTTCCTCGGCTAAGTCTTCTAGTTGAACAGCGTTTTGTTGCATGAACTCCAATGGGTCTGACTCCGATGCACTAACAACGGGATGGATCATTAGCATCAGTAAGGTAAGTGGCATATGAATGTATGTTAATTGCAGTGACCTCATAGCTCCCTCCTTTCATCTGTCTTGGTAAAAGTTGCTGGTAGCATATAACTACCAGCAACATTAGTGCTTACTCTAAGCTGGTTGTTCTAGCTTATTGGCTACTAGCAGGATTAACATTTACGTTGCCCTGGAATGATATCTGTTGCTGAGTTAATGAACCATGACCAAGATTTTGGACATTTTGATTAATACCAGCAGTACCATTGAACGAATCGCTAATGTTATTACTTGTAACCGTACCTTCAGACTCTGTTACGTTATAAGTAAGAGTATTACCAGTCACCGTGCCATCCAAGCTTGATGAGTTCATGCTGTAAGTAATCTCATTAGTTGCCGTACCGCCATTGTTAGCTGCTGCAGTTCCCCAGCCCTCACTCCAAGCCTGGCTGTTGTCGCTGTTATCGCTGTTGTCGCTGTTATCGCTGTTATCGACAGTTGCGGTGCTGCCATTGTTAGCTGCTGCGGAACCTGTCGCATTGGCAGTAGCCATACTGTTATCAGAGTTATCGTTGTAGCTATTAGAGTTTGCTGAGCTGCCATTGTTAGCCGCTGCTTCAGTAGCAATTGCTGAGCTATTATCAGAGCTGTCTGAGTTATCAGAATTATCAGAATTATCGTTACCGCTATCAATTGCAGAGAATGCACTGCTGCCGTTGTTAGCAGCTGCACCTGTTGCTGTTGCTTGACTGCTGTCATTATCAGAGTTATCAGAATTATCAGAGTTATCAGAGCTATCGTTACCGCTATCAATTGCAGAGAATGCACTGCTGCCGTTGTTAGCTGCAGCGCCGGTTGCTGTTGCTTGGCTGCTGTCATTATCAGAGTTATCAGAGCTATCAGAGTGAGTTGAGTTATCTGAGTTGTTTGAGTTATCAGAATTGTCAGAGTTGTCTGAATTGTTTGAATTGTCTGAGTTATCAGAGCTGTCCGTTAATGAAAAAGCAAGGCTGCCATTATTAGCTGCAGCGCCCGTTGCACTTGCTGAACTAGTTACTGAATTATCTGAGTTGTCTGAATTATTAGAGTTGTCAGAGTTATCTGAGTTGTCTGAATTATTAGAGTTATCAGAATTATCTGAGTCGTTATTACCAATATCAGTGAATGATGCATCGTCTAATGTGCTGTTATCAGAGCTATTAGAGTTATCAGAGTTGTCTGAATTATTAGAGTTATCAGAATTATCTGAATCGTTATTACCGATGTCGGTGAATGATGCATCGTCTAATGTGCTGTTATCAGAGTTGTTAGAGTTATCTGAATTATCTGAATTGTTAGAGTTATCTGAATTATCAGAATCATCATTAGCAATATCAGTAAAACTGGCGTCATCTAACATGCTGTTATCCGAGTTATTTGAGGCATCAGAGTTATCAGAATTGTTTGAGTTATCAGAATTGTCCGAATCATCATTAGCAATATCAGTAAAGCTTGCGTCGTCTAACGTGCTGTTATCAGAGTTATCTGAATTATCAGAATCATCATTAGCAACATCAGAAAAGCTTGCGTCGTCTAACGTACTGTTGTCTGAGTTATTGGTATTATCAGAATTATCGGTCGTGGCTTGTGAGTTCTCGTTAGCTGATGATGAACCGTCGCCAGAAGTGTCAGAGCTGGCTGTTGCTGTTTGTGAGTCAGTAACCTCGGTGGCGGTATTTGTAGGGTTTGCCAGTGCTGAAGTGGTAGCCCCTAATAGAATAGCCATACTTGCTGCGAGTAAAGTTTTATTAAAATTTTGCATATTATGCTCCGTAAATTAATTTTTTCACCATTTCATTCCCAAACAACTAACAACAAGCAATGGTAATGGCAATGTGCTTAATGTAAGCGTGGTAAGTTAGCGCTTGGTTGATATTCTCATTCTCATCAACTTAAAATTCCATAAAAAGCAGGTCAAAAGATCCTTAAAAAAATCGTAATTTTAGTGTCGATATTTTTTACACTTCATTAATTTTAATTTAATGGCTGTTTTTTACATGTTGATTTTTATTGTTTTTATGTGTGTGGCTTGTTTTATGCAAACCAAGTGGCGTGTATGTTTTTTTAATTAAGGCTCTAAAAATAAAGACTTTTTATACCTTAGAGAAAAGTTTTGATTGTAGAGATAAGCCGTAGACACAAAGGACTAAATAACTAGCGGGCTATAAGGATTTTGAGAATGATTCACCGTGTGCAAAATAACGGTATCTTACTGATATCTGATGATAAATTTATTGTCGGGTTATTAACCGGATGCTGTGTGAGCCGAGACTATTATTTAGATAATATTTCTTGTGCTAATTTCCTCCAAAATAAGGCAACAGATCATGTATATAACAATATTTTAATCGACACTCGTAAAATGAGCGAGTCACTTATTGAGGTCTGTTTAGACCTACTGCAAAGTATTAATCACCAGTATCATATTCCGGTTTGTGTGATACACCTTGCTAGCGCAATTGAGATGTTAAAAAATCACGCTTGGATTGATTGTTGTTTGTGTGAACCGACAAATGAGTTGTTAGGTGACTATTTAAATAAGGTTTGTATTCAAGGCAATAATGAGCGACGAAATAATGCACGTCGTCGAGCTAGGGAGCGTAGAGGAGGTTTAGAAATTAACCTCGAAGAGCTCGATAATAATTGTTGTGAAATTGGGCCCTTTAAGATTGACCGTAATTGCCAAGTAGTTACATATAACGGTACCGATTTAGAGTTAACAACTAAAGAGTTTAAACTTTTTAGTTTACTGGCTGACTCTTTTGAGCGTGTTTGTACGACAGACTGCATCATTAAACATCTGTGGCCTGAGACTCATCGTGCAACCAAGTCTGACTTATATCAATATATGCATCTGTTGAGAAAAAAAGTAGAGCATGACCCTGATAACCCGCATTGGATTCTAACGGTTAAAGGTGTTGGCTATAAGCTGAAAATATAAATGACTTTAATCTGAAATCTAAGTTGTTGAGTGGGTTTATGTGATAAAAAAAGGGTAATAATATTACCCTTTTTTTATCACATAGGTATAAGGCAGAGAGTTAACTTGGGAATTGATTAACTCATGATCCATAAAACGACAGAAGCTTGGAATATCTCTTGTGGTTGAAGGGTCATCAGCGGTGACTACTAGAGTTTCTCCACTGTTCAGTTTACGGATAGTTTTTCTTAGCATCATGACAGGCTCTGGACAGCGTAATCCGATGGCATCTAAACTATGTTCAACATTGGCCATTGTTTATCTCAATTTTAAATAAAATTAATTCTAACGGCTCTCATTAAATAATCAACATCGTGCTATTAAAAAGTTGCGCTAGAACAAAAAAAGGCTGCATAAGATAAATTATGCAGCCTTTTTATTCTTGATCGAGCTAGTTATTTAATACGTTCAAATACTGTCGCAATACCTTGACCTAAACCGATACACATAGTAGCAAGACCTAATTTTGCATCTTTAGCTTCCATGATATTGATTAGAGAGGTTGAGATACGCGTACCAGAACAACCCAGCGGATGTCCTAGGGCGATTGCGCCACCGTTAAGGTTAACGCGCTCATCAAAGCCTTTCATTAATCCAAGATCTTTAGCACAAGGCAGAGACTGTGCAGCAAATGCTTCATTTAGTTCAACGATGTCGATATCTTCTATCGTGATACCAGCACGCTTTAATGCTTTCTTACTAGCAGGAACTGGACCGTAACCCATCAGTGATGGATCACAACCAGCGACAGCCATTGAGCGAACTTTAGCGCGAGGTTTAAGGCCTAACTCAGCTGCTTTTTCAGCCGACATGATCAGCATTGCAGAGGCACCATCAGACAGCGCTGATGAAGTAC is part of the Gammaproteobacteria bacterium genome and encodes:
- a CDS encoding C39 family peptidase, whose amino-acid sequence is MVSLNTIASGGNFSIAVSSIAEQRFKTVYKQQFDFSCGSAALASLLSFHYDDTVSEYSVFSEMYEHGDQLKIQSKGFSLLDMQRYLSQRGYKSNGFHITLKQLEKAQVPAITIINNNGYLHFVIIKSSNNHEVLIGDPAAGVKVIALNEFKEMWGNRIIFVIQDKKEIASNHYRDKSDWALRVKAPLAEAVDRSSLGLFNMLQPPRIDF
- a CDS encoding dentin sialophosphoprotein, whose product is MQNFNKTLLAASMAILLGATTSALANPTNTATEVTDSQTATASSDTSGDGSSSANENSQATTDNSDNTNNSDNSTLDDASFSDVANDDSDNSDNSDNSTLDDASFTDIANDDSDNSDNSNNSDNSDASNNSDNSMLDDASFTDIANDDSDNSDNSNNSDNSDNSNNSDNSTLDDASFTDIGNNDSDNSDNSNNSDNSDNSNSSDNSTLDDASFTDIGNNDSDNSDNSNNSDNSDNSDNSNNSDNSDNSVTSSASATGAAANNGSLAFSLTDSSDNSDNSNNSDNSDNSDNSNNSDNSTHSDSSDNSDNDSSQATATGAAANNGSSAFSAIDSGNDSSDNSDNSDNSDNDSSQATATGAAANNGSSAFSAIDSGNDNSDNSDNSDSSDNSSAIATEAAANNGSSANSNSYNDNSDNSMATANATGSAAANNGSTATVDNSDNSDNSDNSDNSQAWSEGWGTAAANNGGTATNEITYSMNSSSLDGTVTGNTLTYNVTESEGTVTSNNISDSFNGTAGINQNVQNLGHGSLTQQQISFQGNVNVNPASSQ
- a CDS encoding response regulator transcription factor: MIHRVQNNGILLISDDKFIVGLLTGCCVSRDYYLDNISCANFLQNKATDHVYNNILIDTRKMSESLIEVCLDLLQSINHQYHIPVCVIHLASAIEMLKNHAWIDCCLCEPTNELLGDYLNKVCIQGNNERRNNARRRARERRGGLEINLEELDNNCCEIGPFKIDRNCQVVTYNGTDLELTTKEFKLFSLLADSFERVCTTDCIIKHLWPETHRATKSDLYQYMHLLRKKVEHDPDNPHWILTVKGVGYKLKI
- the tusA gene encoding sulfurtransferase TusA: MANVEHSLDAIGLRCPEPVMMLRKTIRKLNSGETLVVTADDPSTTRDIPSFCRFMDHELINSQVNSLPYTYVIKKG